One part of the Glycine soja cultivar W05 chromosome 11, ASM419377v2, whole genome shotgun sequence genome encodes these proteins:
- the LOC114374730 gene encoding two-component response regulator ORR9-like encodes MGMAAEAQFHVLAVDDSLIDRMLIERLLKTSSFHVTAVDSGSKALKFLGLVEEKRNEEPPPCIALESHQDVEVNLIITDYCMPEMTGYDLLRKIKESKSLKDIPVVIMSSENVPARINRCLEEGADEFFLKPVQQSDVNKLRPHLMKSKVKDGEDQQISNKRKETEESHSPDKTRTKMEPQKVVNFS; translated from the exons ATGGGTATGGCTGCAGAAGCTCAGTTCCATGTTCTGGCTGTTGATGATAGCCTTATTGACAGAATGTTGATTGAGAGGCTCCTCAAAACCTCTTCCTttcatg TTACTGCTGTGGATTCTGGTAGTAAGGCTTTGAAGTTTCTTGGTTTGGTTGAAGAGAAGAGAAATGAGGAGCCTCCTCCCTGTATTGCTCTAGAATCCCATCAG GATGTAGAAGTAAACCTGATCATAACTGATTACTGTATGCCAGAAATGACTGGCTATGATCTGCTGAGAAAGATCAAG GAATCTAAATCTCTTAAAGACATACCAGTGGTGATTATGTCCTCAGAGAATGTCCCAGCAAGGATTAACAG ATGCCTAGAAGAGGGAGCTGATGAATTCTTTCTGAAACCAGTTCAACAGTCAGATGTAAACAAGCTGAGGCCACATTTGATGAAATCAAAAGTTAAGGATGGGGAAGACCAACAAATCAGTAACAAAAGGAAAGAAACAGAAGAAAGCCATTCCCCAGATAAAACTAGGACAAAAATGGAGCCTCAAAAAGTGgttaatttcagttaa